AAGTCAGGGAGGATGCGGTGGTGGCCATTCCCGAGGTTTCCGCCGAACTGAGCAGTGCCTTCAGCCGGATGTACGACGGTCCGCTTTTCGGCATGGCGCGACTGCGCCACGAACTGGTCCCCTCGCTCAGCTACAGCTACGCACCGGACCGCACTCAGACGATGTATCCCTACTACGACCAGGATGACCGCACCCCACATCTGAACCTGCTGCAGTTCTCCCTTGCCAGTCACCTGGGGGGGAAACTGCCCCGTGCTGCAGGGCAGCAGGGGGCGGAGACCTACCGGCACCTGCAGACGATCCGGCTCAGCCAGGGCTACAGCCTGAACGGTACCCGCCAACACCTGCTGACGGAAACCGATACTACAGGGCGCTGGTCCGAGGCTGCTCTGGAGAGCGAAACCTGGCTGCACCCGATCTTCCGGCTGCTCGTTGATGCCCGCTATAGCCATTCGCTGCGTCGCATCTCCGCCACCGCCCTGGGGGGAGACCTGGTGGATGGCACGGGGAACAGCATGGGAGCCAGCTACCGGATGACCCGCAACCAGGTCGAATACCTGGAGGGGCGGATGACCCTGGCCGCGCTCAAGCCGGTCTACCTGGGCTACCTGAGCCGCTATTCCTTCGACAAACGGGACTTTCTGGAGTCCTACGCCACGGCGGAGTACCGCCACCAGTGCTGGTCCGTGATGCTGGTCTGGCGGGAGCGTCCCAACGACCGCTCCTGGACCGTCAACTTCAACTTGGCGGGACTGTTCAGCTCCTCCAAGAGTCCCGTCGCCGGGAGGACACCATGACAGCGCGCCGCCAGGGCGGTTTCCCCCGCTCCCTTCCCCGCCTCGTCTACGCCGACAGCCAGGGAATGATCTATGACCATCCCACGCTGACCATGGCGGCCATGAACGGACCGGAGGCGGTGCTGCCGGAGGCGGTGGAACTGATTCCGTTGCCGGAGGGGAGCCGGCTCTTCACCATTCCGGACACTCCACCCCTTGCCTGGGACCGGCGCAGGGAGCAGTTCACGGTGGTGGAAACGGTGCGGGGGGTGCGCGGGACGGTGCAGGCGGTGTCGGCCTTCATGGCTCCCGGCTTTGCCCGGACCCTGTTGCCGGCCTGCGATTATTCCCGCAAGCAGGTCCATCTGCCGCTCTGGTCCTACACGGCGGTGGGCTGGGACGACGAGCGGGACTGCTTTGTGGTTGCCGCTACCCGGGTGGACAGTAACCGTAACTGGGACCCGGCAAACTATGACGACCGCACCCTTGACCCGCTGGTGCGGCAGCGCCTGCGGGAGATGCCGGGCAACCGGCTGCTGGAGCAACTGTCGCGGTGCGCCATCGATTACCACTGTTTTGCCGCCAAGAACCTCTTCTACCGCCGCTGGGAGGCCCCCCTGCCGATCTCGCCGGCCTGCAACTCAGCCTGCCTGGGCTGCATCAGTCTGCAGCCGTCGGAATGCTGTCCCTCCAATCATGACCGGATCGGCTTCGTACCGACACCGGAGGAGATCGTCGAGGTGGCCCTGCCGCACCTGCAACAGGCGCCGGAGGCGATCGTCTCCTTCGGACAGGGATGCGAAGGGGACCCGATCCTGCAGGCCCCCACCGCCGCCGAGGCGGTGCGCCGCCTCAGGGGCGCCACCTCCCGGGGGACGATCAACTTCAACTCCAACGGTTCCCTGCCCCGGCGGGTGGCGGAATTGTGCGACGCCGGCGTGGATTCGTTCCGCTTTTCGATGAATTCGGTGCTGGAAGAGCGCTACAACGCTTACTACCGTCCCACGGGATACTGTTTTGCCGATGTGCGGGAGTCGTTGCTGGTGGCCAAGCAGGCGCAGCGCTTTACCATGATCAACTACCTGATCTCCCCCGGCGTCAGTGATGCGCCGGAGGAGGTGGCGGCACTGCTCGCCTTCGTGGAGGAGACCGGTGTCGACATGATCCAGATGCGCAACCTCTCCATCGATCCCCACTACTACAACGGGGCGATGCAGGTAGCCGGGCGCGGCATCGGCATCTACCGGCTGCTGGAGCGTCTGAAGCAGCGCTTTCCCCGTCTGCAGTTCGGCTACTACAACCGCACCAGGGAGAGGTTCCATCCGCCCGGTTTGGAGCAAAGCTGGCCGATCCCCTGAAACGGAAACGGCCCGCCTGATGGGCGGGCCGCTGGTGCAATCATCACGGGGAAACGGGCGGCTACTTGAGGCCCTTCAGGAAACCGACCAGAGCGTCCATGTCTCCCTTGGGCAGGGTGGCAAAGGCGGGCATGGAGGAACCGGGGTTGCTCTTCTTCGGGTTGGCCAGTTTTTCGCGCAGCTGGGCTTCGGCCAGCTTACCGCCAACCTTGCTCAGGTCGGGACCGATGGCCCCCCCCTTGCCCTTCACCTTGTGACACATGGCGCATTTCTGGTTGAACAGTTTTTCTCCCGCACTTTCGGCGAAGGCGGCGTTGGACAGCATGACCGAGAGTCCGAGAACCGACAGTGACAGAGCGTACTTCATGGCAATGATCTCCTTTGGTTGTGGCGGGGTGACAAGCTTGCGCCATCCTACCATCGCTTCCGCGCCGATGCAACCGGCACAGTGCCGCCGCTGATGTTTTCCCGTCTTTATCTGCATATTCCCTGGTGCCTTGCAAAATGCGGCTACTGCGCCTTTTCCTCCCGGCGGGGAACCACCGCCGACCTGGCCGGAACGGTGGAGTTGCTGCTGACGGAGATGGAACTCGCTGTCCGCCGCTTTCCGGCAACGGAGCCGCTTGCTTCCCTCTATCTGGGGGGCGGGACACCCTCACTGCTGGCGCCGGATCAGGTTGGACGACTGCTGGAACGCAGCCGCCTGCTCTGGGGGCACCATCTCTCCCTCGAGAGTACCCTGGAGGCAAACCCCGGTACCGTGTCGGCAGAGCGCCTGGCCGGTTTCCGTGCCGCCGGCATCACCCGCCTCTCCCTCGGGGCCCAGTCCTTCGACGACAACGACCTTACGCTGCTGGGACGGGTGCATGATGCCCGGCAGACGGGTGAGGCGATGTCTGCCGCCAGGGCTGCCGGCTTCGATTCCGTTGGCCTGGACCTGATCTGCGGTCTGCCCGGCCAGGCCCCGGCAGAGTGGCGTCGCCAGCTCGGGATGGCGCTGGACCTCTTGCCGGATCATCTTTCCATTTACAGCCTCACCATCGAAGAGGGTACTCCCTTCAGCCGGCGCTACCCGGCCGGTACCGCCGAACTTCCCGACGACGATCTGGTAGCTGCCATGCTGGAAGAAGCCGACACGATGCTGACTGCCGCCGGCTTCGACCATTACGAACTGGCCAACTATGCCAAGCCGGGCAAACGCTCGGAGCACAACTGCGGCTACTGGCGGCGTGAAGGCTGTCTGGGATTGGGACCGTCGGCCCACAGCCTCCTGCTGGACGGCTGGGGCGTCCGCTGCTGCAATCCGTCCGACCATGATGAGTGGGCCGCCCTGCTTCGTTCCGGCAGCTGGGCTGCCGGAGAGGAGACGCGGCTGTCGCGGGAGGAGGCCCGTGCCGAGACGATGTTCCTGGGGCTGCGCCTGTCCGACGGTATCGGTCTGGACTGGTTCGAGCAACGCTTCGGCGAACGGCTCGAGGTGGTCTGGCGGGAACCGTTGCAACGCCTCTACCAGGCGGGGCTGCTGCGTTGCGAAGCGGGACGGCTGCACCTTACCCGCAGGGGTATGCTGCTGTCCAACCGGGTGTTTGTCGAGTTCCTCTGAAACGGACAGCACGCCCCCCTGCTCCGGCTGCAGGTTTCCCGGTGGACAGAGGACGATTTTCGTGTACAGTTGATGGCAGTGGGACGTCAGCGACGTCTCCGTATCACCGGCACCGAAAGGAGTTCCCGTACCTATGTGCACTACCTGCGGGTGCGGTCCCCAATCCG
The window above is part of the Trichlorobacter ammonificans genome. Proteins encoded here:
- a CDS encoding radical SAM protein; the encoded protein is MTARRQGGFPRSLPRLVYADSQGMIYDHPTLTMAAMNGPEAVLPEAVELIPLPEGSRLFTIPDTPPLAWDRRREQFTVVETVRGVRGTVQAVSAFMAPGFARTLLPACDYSRKQVHLPLWSYTAVGWDDERDCFVVAATRVDSNRNWDPANYDDRTLDPLVRQRLREMPGNRLLEQLSRCAIDYHCFAAKNLFYRRWEAPLPISPACNSACLGCISLQPSECCPSNHDRIGFVPTPEEIVEVALPHLQQAPEAIVSFGQGCEGDPILQAPTAAEAVRRLRGATSRGTINFNSNGSLPRRVAELCDAGVDSFRFSMNSVLEERYNAYYRPTGYCFADVRESLLVAKQAQRFTMINYLISPGVSDAPEEVAALLAFVEETGVDMIQMRNLSIDPHYYNGAMQVAGRGIGIYRLLERLKQRFPRLQFGYYNRTRERFHPPGLEQSWPIP
- a CDS encoding c-type cytochrome, which gives rise to MKYALSLSVLGLSVMLSNAAFAESAGEKLFNQKCAMCHKVKGKGGAIGPDLSKVGGKLAEAQLREKLANPKKSNPGSSMPAFATLPKGDMDALVGFLKGLK
- the hemW gene encoding radical SAM family heme chaperone HemW; translated protein: MFSRLYLHIPWCLAKCGYCAFSSRRGTTADLAGTVELLLTEMELAVRRFPATEPLASLYLGGGTPSLLAPDQVGRLLERSRLLWGHHLSLESTLEANPGTVSAERLAGFRAAGITRLSLGAQSFDDNDLTLLGRVHDARQTGEAMSAARAAGFDSVGLDLICGLPGQAPAEWRRQLGMALDLLPDHLSIYSLTIEEGTPFSRRYPAGTAELPDDDLVAAMLEEADTMLTAAGFDHYELANYAKPGKRSEHNCGYWRREGCLGLGPSAHSLLLDGWGVRCCNPSDHDEWAALLRSGSWAAGEETRLSREEARAETMFLGLRLSDGIGLDWFEQRFGERLEVVWREPLQRLYQAGLLRCEAGRLHLTRRGMLLSNRVFVEFL